CCAAATAAGATTTCTTATGCAATCATAGAAGTTCCTTCTGATGTCCTACCTCGTTTTATTGAACTTCCAAGAAAGAAGAAAAATAACATATTTCTCTATCGTTTTGTCCCCTTAGAAGAAATCATAAAACTCCACATCAATGAACTCTTTGGAAATAATGAAATCATAAGCATACATGGTTTTACTATATTTAGAAATTCAGAACTATCAATAGAAGAAGTTAGTTCAGAAAATTTACTGTCTACCATCGAAGAGGAATTAAAAAACCGAAAATGGGGGGAAGCAGTAAGACTCAATTATCAAAAAGGAATGCCAAAGGATTTAGTTGAGTTTTTGATGAAGCAACTTGATTTAAAACCATTCGAAACTTATGAACGTCCTGGCATGCTGAATCTTAACAATTTGTGGGAAATTTATGAAAAAATCCAAGATCGAAATGAACTAAAAGATCAACCTTTCATTCCTAGAAATGCCGTATCACTACAGGAACCAAAAGAAATTTTTGATATCATAAAACAAAAAGATATTCTCCTTCATCATCCTTATGACTCTTTTCAAACCGTCATAGATTTTTTGACTGCAGCTGTGGAAGATGAAAATGTCTTAGCCATAAAATTAACATTATATAGAACAAGTGGTGATAGTCCTATTGTCAAATTACTTATCCAAGCCGCAGAAAAAGGGAAACAAGTAACTGCATTAGTAGAATTAAAGGCTCGTTTTGATGAAGAACGAAATATCAATTGGGCAAGAGAAATGGAAAAGCATGGTGTTCATGTGGTTTATGGGTTAGTGGGATTAAAAATTCATGCAAAGGCATTACAAGTAATCAGAAGAGAGAAAGATGGTGTCAAATCGTATGTACATCTTTCAACTGGTAATTATAATCCCATCACTGCTAAAATCTACACTGACTTAGGACTAATAACAGCTGATCCTGAGATTAATGATGATGTGTCAAATTTATTTCATGCCTTAACTGGTTATGCTGAGGTTCCAAAATTTAATAAAATCGCTTTAGCACCAATTAACCTAAGGCAGACTTTATATAAGCTAATTGAGAATGAAATTGATATTGCTAAGGCAGGAAGAAAGGCAGAAATCAAAATCAAAATCAATTCTTTGTCTGATCCTGAAGTAATTTTAATGTTATATAAAGCTTCTATGGCAGGGGTCAAAATTGATCTTAATGTTCGAGGTATTTGTTGTTTGAAACCAGGATTAAAAGGTATTAGTGAAAATATTCGAGTGATTTCAATAGTGGGTAGGTTTTTAGAACATAGTAGAATCTATTACTTCCATAATGATGGTAATCCAAAGATTTATTTATCCTCAGCAGATTTAATGACAAGAAATCTGAATCGTAGAGTAGAAACGTTTTTTCCCATCGATAACGTTGAATTGAAGAAGAAAATCATAAGCTTTTTAGATGCCATCTTTAGAGATAATCACAATGCAAGAATCTTACAACCTGATGGAAGTTATATAAGATTGAGACCCCAAAAAGGAGAAACAAGATTTTCTTCGCAGAGATACTTTCGAGAAGAAGTAATCAAAGAATTTGAAAAAAAAGAAAAAACAAAAGAGGAAAAAATAAAGACCATCTTTCAACCACTTACAAATGTATAGTCTGAAATAAAAATCAACGGAATTTTTGTATTAGATAAAAAATTAGCGTTAAGAGTAGACTAATGAAAATCGACGTTGTAAGGGGAAAGTAAAATTTAAAGTTTTCTTTTTCGATACGAATATCCCCTGGTAGATTTCCCAAAAATCTGAAAGGAAAACTCTCATTGTTTAACAAGCTAAATAGTAAGCCTAAAACTATGAAAATTATGCCTATTGTAAAAAAAAGTTTTCCTAAGTCCATCATTTCTATAATATAATGTCAATTTATTTTGAAAACTTTTTTTGTCCAAAGCAAAATCAATAATAAAAAGACCATTAGTAATGAGAAAATTATGTAAATTTTTGAACCGAAAATCCAAAATAGAAAACCACCAATTAGTGGACCAAAAACCCTTGATAATGAATTTGTGGAACGCAAAATTCCTATAGTTAATCCTTTCTTTTCCATTTGAGCGAGTTGACTAACATAGCTCGCTATTGAGGGTTGAAAAAAGGCATTCCCAATAGCCAAAGGAATAAGTGCTATTAAAGAAAAATAGACATTGGAAACACTAAAAAACAAGAACAGAAATGAAACCGACAACATAAAAATACCTAATACTAATAATTCTTTTTCTGAGAATTTACCTGAGATCTTTTTTGTAATCCAACCTTGACTGAAAGCTAAAAGAAATCCCAAGTAAAAAAATATTAGCCCGATTGTTTCAGGTGAAAAGTGAAAGTAAAACTTGTAAAAAAAAGTGAAGGTGAATTCAAATGAAGTAAAAATTAGCATGTAAATGAAGTTCAAAAAGATTAGATAGCGAATTAATTTATTTTTCATTTTTTGTTGAGTAAGGAAAATTTGACTTTCCTGAGTTATTTTTAATGAACTTTTAGTTTCTTCAAAAAAAAAGATATTCAAAATGACACTTAACATTGATAACAAAAAAGCACCAAGAGCGCAAACCGCAAAGGGATGAGCTCCTTCCAATTGAAAGATGTGTTTCCCTAAGTAATACAGGGCACCGCCTAAAAGAGGACCTAAGATGAAGCCAATCCCCATTGCCATCCCCAAAAGTCCCATATAGAAGGTTTTATTTTGATGATTGGCCAAATCGGAAATCGCAACTGTAGCAACACTCAAATTTCCAGCCATGACTCCGGCTAAAATCCTTGATACCAAAAAGAATGATATACTATTCGAAAAAAACCAAATCAAATACGAAATTGCCATACCCAAACTTGATAAAGTTAACACTAACTTTCTACCCTTCAGGTCTGAAAATTTGCCCCATAAGGGAGAAAAAAGAAATTGCAGAAAAGAAAATAGTGAACTAAAAAACCCACCCATCAAAACAACTACGTAATTTTCGTTTTGAATGAAATGATGAACATTAGTGGGAATAAAACCACTCAAAAATATGAAAAAGTTGATGATTTTAATGTCTGAGTCATAAACAAAAGTATTCGAGTAAAAGATCAATAAATCAGGCATCAAAGGGAATATCAATGTAAAACTGATAAAATCTAAAGCTACAATTAAAAGAAGAATGAGTAAGTTTTTTTTTGTATTTTTCACCATTAAAACTACTTTTTTTCTTTTGTTATCATGTCAAAAAAGAACTTGCAACTTTAGTTCATTAATATTATAATCATCAAAATGACTCAAAACATAAAATTAGAAGATATCTATAAAAAAGATACAGTAATTCTTGTTGGGAAGGATTATATACCTGATGGTGAACTCCATTTAAGAAATTTGATTTTTCAAATTTTCCAAAATCCTACTGACCACTTAGATGTTGACTACTATATGCTTGCAGAAGCAGTTTTTTGGTCTATTGGTGAGTTGATAAATAATGCCAACAAAGCCAATAATCGATGGGCAATTTTAGAGAATATGTTATTTCAAAGAATCACAAAAGAAAATCCCGACAAAGATCAAGAAAAAATCAAAGAAGATATACAAGAAGCAATCGAGTTTAGTCAAAGCGATATTTTGAAAAAGTATGGTTTAGATAATATCGATTTGACGAACACAATTCTAAATTTGATTGAAAAATATAAAACAAATTCTTTTGCTTTGTCAGAAAAATTCAATAAAAAGATCGTAGTTACACTGAAGATACAGAAGAAAAATGAAGTGGAATATTTCATTGTAAATGTTCTGAATAATTGTCCTATTACAGTCATCGATAAAGAAAGGGTTGAATATAATTTAAACAAAATCAAAGAAGATCTCATCAATGCCAACAAAAATCCTTTTGAAGCTACACTGCACTTGTATCAAAAGGAAGCGGATACATTGGGTGGTGGCTTCGGTGCGGGTTTACGAAGTATCATTCTTTTTTTAAGGTCTGGTTTTGAACCATTCGATGTAGACATCATTTACACAAAATTACTTCAATATCGTTCAGCTTCAAAAAACACGATTTTTAGCTTAGAAATTCCTATACCTAGATTCAAGAAAAAATCATTATGACAATTTTATCTCTTCACTGATTGGACTCATTGATTTTTGGTTTTGCGAAATCAAATACAGGCGGTTTAGCATTTTTTCTGTCGCTTTCACAGCCGCAAGAAGCTGGTCGGAGTCGACGCCTACTGTCCGAAAGATCGTTCCATCAAAAGGACTCCTCCATGTGATCACGGTTTCAACTAGAGCATCAGTTCTTCCACCCGGGGGAATACGAACTTCATAATCTGTGAGTTCTGCAATCGACATTTGATTCATTTCGGAGATTTTTCTTATGGCATTCATGAAAGCATCATAACCACCATCACCGCTGGCTTCGGCATAGTAATCATTTTCTAAGTAATTCAAAAGGACCTTTGCAATAGGGTTATCATGAAGTTTTGTGACTATTTCTAATTCTTTCACTTTAATATAAATAACTTGAATTCCACCAAATAAATCTTCAATAAGAAATGGTAAATCATCTATTGTGACAGTCGCCTTTTTCTCTCCAAGTTCTTTGATTCTCTCGAGTAAAATCAATTCTTTCTCTGGTGAAAGTTCAATCCCTAACATTTTTAGATTATTTGAAATCGAAGCTCTACCTGACAGTTTTCCTAAAGAATAATACCTTTGTCGTCCAAATCTCTCGGGTAAAATCGGATTGGCATATAAGTTATATTTTTTATCCCCATCAGCATGTATACCTGCTGTTTGAGTGTAAACATCCTGTCCCACAATAGGATGATTAGGAGCGATTCTTTTACGACTGAAGGTCTCCACTAAGCGTGAGGCATCAGTGATGGCTTTTTCATTAATGCGAGTTCTTTTTTTTAGCTTATCATGGATGGCAGTGACAACAGCTTCTAAGGGAGTATTACCTGCTCTTTCACCCATGCCATTGACAGCTACATGGATTCCCTTGGCACCAGCTTTGATGGCGGCTAAGGAATTGGCAGTGGCTAGATCGTAATCATTATGACCATGAAAATCAATTTCTAACTTTGGGAACAACTGAAGTGCCCAATCAATCCCTTCTCGAACTTCATCAGGCTCCATAATACCCAAAGTATCCGGGAACATAAATCGACTGATGGGCATTTGAATTAACGCCCTTAACATTTCTTCCACATAGTCTCGTGAATATAAATATCCACCACTCCAATCTTCTAAATAAACATGGATAATAAAATTTCTATCATAAGCATATTGAATTGTTTTTTCGATGTCCTTTAAATGTTCTTGAAGGGTTTTTCCTAATTGGTATTCGCAGTGTTTTTTTGAACCTTTTGTAAGTAAATTAATGACTCTTCCACCAGCTTCTTCAATCCAATCAACACTGGATTTATAGTCAACAAAACCCAAAATTTCAATGCGATCCTGTAGATTTTTGGTTTTTGCCCAATCAAAGATTTCTTTAACAGTTTCAAACTCTCCTTTGGAGACACGAGCACTTGCAATTTCTATACGATCAACTTGGAGTTTTTCTAATAAGAATTTTGCTATTTGGAGCTTCTCAAAAGTTGAATAAGAAACCCCATCCATTTGTTCTCCATCACGTAAAGTCGTATCCATGATTTCCACGTAATCATAGTTTCTATTCACATTCATAAGACATTTCCATAATAGTGAATTTTATTGAAATTTCCAACTATTTTTTTAAATCTTCGTCAATATCGTAAAGAAAAAAGCCTGATTTTAGTTTGGGTTCAAACCATGTAGATTTCGGGGGCATGATTTCCTCATTGTCAGCAATTTTAAATAAAGATGAAATTGGGGTTGGATAAAGTGAAAAAGCCACCTTTCCTTTTTTTGTTTGAACCCATTTTTCTAATTCATCTTCTCCTTTGATACCCCCAATGAAATGAATTCGTTTTGAGGTTCGTGGATCATCAATCCCCAAAAGTGGCTTTAATACATAATCTTGTAGATAACTAACATCCAATCTATCTATTTCTTTTTCTCGATAAAACTCGGGTTTTAGTTTCAAATGATACCATTGATCTTCAAGAAACATATTGAAGCTATGCAAAGAAAGTTGTTGTTTCTTTTCGAAAACATGAAACTTTTCTTTTAGTTTTTCCAAAAAAACATTTTCACTCAAACCATTCAAATCCGTAACAACTCGATTATAAGGTAGTATTTTTAATTGATGAGACGGAAAAGTTACACTTAAAAAATAATTATAAGACTTCTCAGGATGATAGTTGGGATCGTTTTGTTTTCTTTTCAACCCCACATTGACGGTCGATGCTGTTCTATGGTGTCCATCGGCTATGTAGATACATGAGAGTTCTCGAAACGCATCTCGAATTAATTGTTGATCTTCTCTTTTATTTACGATATAAACTCTGTGCCTTATTCCCTGATCATCAATTACGTCGTAGAGTAAATTTTGATCTTTTTGGGTGTGATTTCCGAGAAATTCAGTGAGTTTTTGGGACTCTTCGGATTTAAAGGCAAAAAAAACAGGTTCGCAATTGAATCCTAAAATATCAATGTGATCAAAGCGATCTTTTTCTTTATCTGGGCGAGTTAGTTCATGCTTTTTTATTTTGTTATTCATATAGTCGTCAATATGAGTAAGTCCCACAATGCCAGATTGATCCACATCCTGCCATTGCAAACGATAAATAAAAAAAGTTTCTTCTTGAATTTGGAAAAAAACGTTTTGGTTTATAAATTCTTCTAAGTTTTTTTTTGCTTGATGATAAACTTCTACATCATATGGATCAATCTTTTCGAAATCCACCTCTGAACGAGTGATCCTCAAGAAAGAGTATTTTCCCTTTCGGTTGATGATCTCTTTAATTTCGTCTATCTCTACTACATCATAGGGAGGTGAAACTATAGACTCAACCAAATCTGGGTTGGGTAGGTAAGCTCGAAAAGGCTTGATTTTTACCATATTCACTCACGATAGGCTTTTATGACTTCCTCAGGAGCTTGTACTAATTCAATCAAAACTCCCTCTCCTGAATAGGGAAATTCTTCATTGGCTTTGGGATGGATGAATGCCACTTTATGACCACTTGCTCCTACTCGGATACCTCCTGGTGCGAAACGAACCCCTTTTTTTGTTAACCAATCAACAGCTTTTTCAATATCATCAACCCATAATCCAATGTGATTTAAAGGTGGGATGTGGACCTTCGGGGATTTTTCCGGATCGATTGGCTCCATGATGTCGATTTCCACAGAGAAAGGTCCTTTTCCGATCCGAAGTATGTCCTCATCGACATTTTCCTTTTCACTGCGAAATGTTCCAACTTTCTCCAGTCCCATAATATCTACCCAGAATTCCTTGAGTTTTTCTTTGCTTGTTCCACCAATTGCTATTTGCTGAATCCCTAAAACTTTAAAAGGGCGATCTTCCATAACATCAAAGTTTTTATCTTTACCTCTATTGTCTTTACATTTTTCTGTTCAGAAATCTACTTTTCGAGGTTGAGGTTGGTTATGTCAGAATGGTTTGTGGAAAAATTAAACATGGCACAACATATAAAAACACAAGTTTCCATCACAAGAAAACTTCATGAAGAACAAAGTCCATTTCAACAAATAGCTGTCTATGAAACCACAGGCTTTGGAAGAATGCTCACACTTGATGACGTAATTATGTGCACCGAAAAAGATGAATTTGGCTATCACGAAATGATTGCCCATGTTCCCATGTTTGCTCATAAGGAACCTAGAAACGTGCTAGTGATTGGTGGTGGTGATGGTGGTACTGTAAGAGAAATCGTAAAACACAAAGTCTTAGAAAAAGTGACCATGTGTGAAATTGATCAAAAAGTTGTAGAAGTTTCAAAAAAATACCTTCCTACTATGTCTCATCAACTAGAACATCCCAAAGTCAAATTAGTCTTTGAAGATGGTTTTGAATGGGTAAAAAAACACAAAAACGAATACAATGTCATTATCGTTGACTCAAGTGATCCTGTTGGACCAGCAGAAGTTTTGTTCAAAGAAGAGTTCATTCGCCTTTGTTTTGAAGCTCTAAAAGAAGATGGGATTTTGATCAACCAAGCAGAACATATGTTAATGTTCACAGACATCATCTTGCAACTACTCAGTTTTGGAAGAAAATATTTCCCTATTGCCTATTATTACAACACCTTAGTTCCCACATATCCTGGTGGTTTCATCGGTTTTACTTTTTTCTCAAAGAAATATACTCCCTTTGAAAATTTAGAACAACGCTGGAGAGAGGAAAATATAGAATCATGGAATCTGCAATACTACACCCCAGAAATCCACAAAGGAAGCTTCATACTACCAAAGCATGTTCAAGAAACCCTCAAAACTCCTAAAATTTCTTTATGAACAAAAAACGTTCTTGTTGTTGGTAGTCTTTTTTTATTTCCCATTCAACTTGAGGGAACGCACGCAAGATTTCTATTTGAATAGAAATCAAAGAAGGAGAAGTTTCTAAGAAGACTTTTCCTTTTTCTTTTAAAAGCAAAAGGGAATTCTTGAAAAAAATCTGATAAAACCAAATAGGATTTTCCACAAAAAGAGCTACTTCGGGTTCGTAAAAAGTTTCTTTATTCATGTATTCTACTTCTTCTTTCAAGACATATGGAGGATTAGATAAGATATAATCAAAAGAAAACTTTGAAAGTTTTTGATGTTCCGTCAAAAAATCCATTCGCATGAGCTTGAGGCGTTTTTTTTCTTTATTTGTTAATAGAGCTTCTTTGTTTTTCTTAGCAACTTTTAATGCTGATTTTGAAATATCAATCCCTATGAAACAAACTTGTTCGTTTGTGTGTTTGATGGCGCTGATGGCGATACAACCTGAGCCAGTTCCTATATCCAAACAAAGGATTTTTTCTTTTGATTGTTTAACTTCGTTTAAAAAAAATTCTACAAGTAATTCGGTTTCAGGACGAGGGATCAAAACCTGCTCATCCACATAAAACTCCAAGGAAAAAAATTCTTTTTTCCGAAAAAGATAGGCAAAGGGATAATTTCTCTTTCGTAATTCTACTTTGTGGTAAAATTCTTTTAAACTCTGTAAACTGACATCAATTGTAGTTGGTAAGAGAAAATCCCTCTCATCCAAAGAGAAAAAATTTTTTATTAAGTAATACGATTCTCTTTTAGGATCATCTAATTGCGATAACTTTTTTGTTGTCTCCTGCCATAACGTATTCAAAGAGATTTTCATTCATTATAAAACACGTAATTCTAAATCAAAGTTTTTGATTTGATCCCAATTCCCCCACTTTGAAAAAGCCGAATTTTGATTCATCGCTACCTCCAAAAATCCAAAAGAACCAACATAAAACAAAAAAGAATCTTTTTCTTTCTCTCCATAAGTGGAAAATAAATTTTCTAAATGCATGATTTCTTTTTTTTGTTCGAAAATCTTTAATTGGATTTGATTTTGAGTTTTTTTGTTAATAATTTTGAAATTCGTAAATAAATTTCCAAAATGATCATAATAAACGAACTTTCCTTTGTAGTTTCCTTTTTGGGAAAGATCGATCTTGATGGGATGAATGATATCTTTGAGGGTATATATGCTTTCACAACTCTTTGTGAATTTTTTTCTTAGTTTTACATCGTACGATAAAAATCCAACTGCAGGAGCAAAAAGGTCCCTTCCATGAAAGGTTGTGCTTAATTCGTATTGAAGTTGGATCTTCTTTTTTTGTAAAAAATTTTTATAAAGTTTTTCTAATTTTTTTGGTTCAATTTCAAAAACTTCTGATTTTTCTTTGTTTTCTTCGTAAATCAGAGTGATTAATCCATTGTCTGGTAAAACAAAATATCGTTTTTGTATTCTTACAATGATGGGTTTTCTTTCAGTTCCAACACCTGGATCTACAACAGCGCAAACAAATGAGGGAGACTCCAAACTCACGTAGGAAAGATACAAAAACCAGCTTGCAAAAGAAACATCATACTGCCTTAACGAATGACTCAAATCCACAAGAAGTGCTTTGGGGTTAACTACACCCACACGACTTTTCAATATCCCTACGTATGGATCCTGAATGCCATAATCAGTCATTAAGTAAATTATTCCCATTCGATTGTTCCTGGAGGTTTTGAAGTGAGATCATAAAACACATGAGAAACTAATTTCGTTTTGTAGATTCTTTCTGAAAGCTCCAAAAAAATATCAGGCTTCATTTCATAAACAGAAGCCGTCATGGCATCCAAAGAAACAACAGGGCGCAAAACAACGGATTCTTTTTTTTCTTGATTCTCAATGGGAATCAAAACCACCGGGAATTGCCATATCTCAAATAAAAGATTTCTCTTTTGAACAAAATCATTTACGAGTTCATCCAATTCTCTTAGCAAGTCTATTCTATCTTTTGTAAGGAATTTCTTTTTTGCTAAAATGAAGTCGTAAGTATGCTTATTATCAAAATCGGGAATATAAAGCAACAATCGATTACAACGTCCTTCGGTGTTAATAATATTAGTAGTAAGATCCAAAAGAATCTGCCAACGAAAATTTT
The sequence above is a segment of the Leptospiraceae bacterium genome. Coding sequences within it:
- the ppk1 gene encoding polyphosphate kinase 1, yielding MNSEIKVKKLKLNEDKNNANIANKHRVLNQFKNQNILSINNYDLFFNRELSWIEFNYRVLEEAMRKDNPLLERLKFIAIYESNMNEFFMVRVAGLKQIVASSINEIQLDGKTADETLIEIHNKVHKLMNLKYKVLNAILSQLKNHGIEIYQEVKTLEKSLDDKDKKFLKDFFKKELFKILTPLAIDPSHPFPKILNGKLNLAIKLRLVKNPNKISYAIIEVPSDVLPRFIELPRKKKNNIFLYRFVPLEEIIKLHINELFGNNEIISIHGFTIFRNSELSIEEVSSENLLSTIEEELKNRKWGEAVRLNYQKGMPKDLVEFLMKQLDLKPFETYERPGMLNLNNLWEIYEKIQDRNELKDQPFIPRNAVSLQEPKEIFDIIKQKDILLHHPYDSFQTVIDFLTAAVEDENVLAIKLTLYRTSGDSPIVKLLIQAAEKGKQVTALVELKARFDEERNINWAREMEKHGVHVVYGLVGLKIHAKALQVIRREKDGVKSYVHLSTGNYNPITAKIYTDLGLITADPEINDDVSNLFHALTGYAEVPKFNKIALAPINLRQTLYKLIENEIDIAKAGRKAEIKIKINSLSDPEVILMLYKASMAGVKIDLNVRGICCLKPGLKGISENIRVISIVGRFLEHSRIYYFHNDGNPKIYLSSADLMTRNLNRRVETFFPIDNVELKKKIISFLDAIFRDNHNARILQPDGSYIRLRPQKGETRFSSQRYFREEVIKEFEKKEKTKEEKIKTIFQPLTNV
- a CDS encoding MFS transporter produces the protein MVKNTKKNLLILLLIVALDFISFTLIFPLMPDLLIFYSNTFVYDSDIKIINFFIFLSGFIPTNVHHFIQNENYVVVLMGGFFSSLFSFLQFLFSPLWGKFSDLKGRKLVLTLSSLGMAISYLIWFFSNSISFFLVSRILAGVMAGNLSVATVAISDLANHQNKTFYMGLLGMAMGIGFILGPLLGGALYYLGKHIFQLEGAHPFAVCALGAFLLSMLSVILNIFFFEETKSSLKITQESQIFLTQQKMKNKLIRYLIFLNFIYMLIFTSFEFTFTFFYKFYFHFSPETIGLIFFYLGFLLAFSQGWITKKISGKFSEKELLVLGIFMLSVSFLFLFFSVSNVYFSLIALIPLAIGNAFFQPSIASYVSQLAQMEKKGLTIGILRSTNSLSRVFGPLIGGFLFWIFGSKIYIIFSLLMVFLLLILLWTKKVFKIN
- a CDS encoding DUF2905 domain-containing protein; this translates as MMDLGKLFFTIGIIFIVLGLLFSLLNNESFPFRFLGNLPGDIRIEKENFKFYFPLTTSIFISLLLTLIFYLIQKFR
- a CDS encoding peptide chain release factor N(5)-glutamine methyltransferase, translated to MKISLNTLWQETTKKLSQLDDPKRESYYLIKNFFSLDERDFLLPTTIDVSLQSLKEFYHKVELRKRNYPFAYLFRKKEFFSLEFYVDEQVLIPRPETELLVEFFLNEVKQSKEKILCLDIGTGSGCIAISAIKHTNEQVCFIGIDISKSALKVAKKNKEALLTNKEKKRLKLMRMDFLTEHQKLSKFSFDYILSNPPYVLKEEVEYMNKETFYEPEVALFVENPIWFYQIFFKNSLLLLKEKGKVFLETSPSLISIQIEILRAFPQVEWEIKKDYQQQERFLFIKKF
- a CDS encoding SAM-dependent chlorinase/fluorinase gives rise to the protein MGIIYLMTDYGIQDPYVGILKSRVGVVNPKALLVDLSHSLRQYDVSFASWFLYLSYVSLESPSFVCAVVDPGVGTERKPIIVRIQKRYFVLPDNGLITLIYEENKEKSEVFEIEPKKLEKLYKNFLQKKKIQLQYELSTTFHGRDLFAPAVGFLSYDVKLRKKFTKSCESIYTLKDIIHPIKIDLSQKGNYKGKFVYYDHFGNLFTNFKIINKKTQNQIQLKIFEQKKEIMHLENLFSTYGEKEKDSFLFYVGSFGFLEVAMNQNSAFSKWGNWDQIKNFDLELRVL
- a CDS encoding DUF1015 family protein; this translates as MVKIKPFRAYLPNPDLVESIVSPPYDVVEIDEIKEIINRKGKYSFLRITRSEVDFEKIDPYDVEVYHQAKKNLEEFINQNVFFQIQEETFFIYRLQWQDVDQSGIVGLTHIDDYMNNKIKKHELTRPDKEKDRFDHIDILGFNCEPVFFAFKSEESQKLTEFLGNHTQKDQNLLYDVIDDQGIRHRVYIVNKREDQQLIRDAFRELSCIYIADGHHRTASTVNVGLKRKQNDPNYHPEKSYNYFLSVTFPSHQLKILPYNRVVTDLNGLSENVFLEKLKEKFHVFEKKQQLSLHSFNMFLEDQWYHLKLKPEFYREKEIDRLDVSYLQDYVLKPLLGIDDPRTSKRIHFIGGIKGEDELEKWVQTKKGKVAFSLYPTPISSLFKIADNEEIMPPKSTWFEPKLKSGFFLYDIDEDLKK
- a CDS encoding VOC family protein, producing MEDRPFKVLGIQQIAIGGTSKEKLKEFWVDIMGLEKVGTFRSEKENVDEDILRIGKGPFSVEIDIMEPIDPEKSPKVHIPPLNHIGLWVDDIEKAVDWLTKKGVRFAPGGIRVGASGHKVAFIHPKANEEFPYSGEGVLIELVQAPEEVIKAYRE
- a CDS encoding 2-isopropylmalate synthase; translation: MNVNRNYDYVEIMDTTLRDGEQMDGVSYSTFEKLQIAKFLLEKLQVDRIEIASARVSKGEFETVKEIFDWAKTKNLQDRIEILGFVDYKSSVDWIEEAGGRVINLLTKGSKKHCEYQLGKTLQEHLKDIEKTIQYAYDRNFIIHVYLEDWSGGYLYSRDYVEEMLRALIQMPISRFMFPDTLGIMEPDEVREGIDWALQLFPKLEIDFHGHNDYDLATANSLAAIKAGAKGIHVAVNGMGERAGNTPLEAVVTAIHDKLKKRTRINEKAITDASRLVETFSRKRIAPNHPIVGQDVYTQTAGIHADGDKKYNLYANPILPERFGRQRYYSLGKLSGRASISNNLKMLGIELSPEKELILLERIKELGEKKATVTIDDLPFLIEDLFGGIQVIYIKVKELEIVTKLHDNPIAKVLLNYLENDYYAEASGDGGYDAFMNAIRKISEMNQMSIAELTDYEVRIPPGGRTDALVETVITWRSPFDGTIFRTVGVDSDQLLAAVKATEKMLNRLYLISQNQKSMSPISEEIKLS
- the speE gene encoding polyamine aminopropyltransferase, which gives rise to MSEWFVEKLNMAQHIKTQVSITRKLHEEQSPFQQIAVYETTGFGRMLTLDDVIMCTEKDEFGYHEMIAHVPMFAHKEPRNVLVIGGGDGGTVREIVKHKVLEKVTMCEIDQKVVEVSKKYLPTMSHQLEHPKVKLVFEDGFEWVKKHKNEYNVIIVDSSDPVGPAEVLFKEEFIRLCFEALKEDGILINQAEHMLMFTDIILQLLSFGRKYFPIAYYYNTLVPTYPGGFIGFTFFSKKYTPFENLEQRWREENIESWNLQYYTPEIHKGSFILPKHVQETLKTPKISL